A region of the Rhizobium binae genome:
CATGACCACGGCATAAGTAAATTTGACGGGCGCTGCGGGCTCGTGCGACCGGCTCGTGTTAATGTTGCGGCGCTTCCTAGCCAAACGCGGCCTTATTGCCGCCCGGTCCTCCTTGTTGATATTCTGCGCCTGCCCAATGCCGGAACCTGCCATGACCCCACGACATCTGAAGACGTTCCTTGCGGTCATCCGCCACGGAAACCTCACGCGCGCTGCTGCCGAAGTCAACCTCGCCCAATCGAGCCTCAGCGACCAGATCCAGGCGCTGGAAGAGGAATTGGGAGCCGAGCTCTTTGTCCGATCCCGGCAAGGCGTCGTCCCCACGCCGGCAGGAGCAGCTTTGAAGGCTTATGCGGAAGAGATCTTGGCGCTGAACGGCGAGGCAAAGGACGCCGTCCGCTCGGCTGCCGGCAATGCCGAACAATCTGTCATATTGGGCACTCTCGAAACCATCGCCGCTGAAAGGCTGGCGCCCTGGCTCTGCCTCTTCCGTCGGCAGAACCCCGGCCTCGCTCTCAAACTCAAGGTCGGCGGCAGTGGCGAATTGCATGCGCAATTGCAGCAGGGCTCGATCGACGTCGCCTTCACCTTCGATCGCGGCTATGAGGACGTGCGCTTCGCGACGCGCCGTCTCTGCAGCGAACCACTGGTGTTGATCGCAGGCCGCAACGCGCAGCCATCCTCATTCGATAGCCTGGTGGCGCTGAGCGCTGCCCACTTCATTGCGACCGAAGCCGGCTGCGTCTATCGCCATCTGTTCGATACTGCCTTTGCGGAGGCGGGCGTGACGCTGCCGCCCATCGCGACGGAAACGGACAGTATTGCGACGATCATTCGCCTCGTTGCCTCCGGCACCGGCTATGGGCTTGTCCCGCGCCTCGCCATCGGCCTGTCTCCGGCGCGTAACGATATCGTCGAATTGTCGTGGCCGGGCAAACCGCCAGTCGCTTCGCTGGTGATGACGTGGCGGCGCCGGCGCGTTCAGCCGCCGGCGCTCGCCCTCATCCTGCAGTCAGCAAGCGAAAATCTCTCGCCGGTCAAACCAGCCGATGTCCACCCTCGACATGCAGGATCGTGCCTGTGGTGAAGCCGTTGCCGATGAGAAAACGGATTGCGTCCGCAATATCCTCCGGCTGCCCGACCCGACCTGCCGGCAGACGCTCCGCCATCGCGTCCAGTGTCGCTTGTTTGGCATCGCCGGCGACAAAGCTCCAGATCGGCGTATCGACCCATCCGGGCGATACGGCATTGATGCGGATCGGAGCCAATTCGACGGCAAGTGCTCTCACCAGGCCTTCGAGCGCCGCGTTGACGGCTGCGACCACCGATCCGCGCGCCCCCGGTCGATAGGCGGCGACCCCTGATGTATAGGTGATGGATCCCGCCGGCGGCAGATGGCCGGCGCCATATTTGGCCAGCAGCAGCGGCCCGTAGAACTTGCTTTCGACCACCCGCTGCGCCGCCGCAAGCTCCATAGACGGCAGGAGCTGATAGGCGCCTTCGATATCGGCCGCCGTGCTGACGATATGATCCAGCGGTTCGCCGTCCTGAAATAGCGCTGCGACCTCCGCCTCCCGGGCTATGTCGACGGCACGTGTCGCGAGTTTCGGATGGTTGCCGAGGCGGCGGTGGGCCGCCGCGAGCCTCTCCCGGCTGCGCCCCGCGATCGTCACCGACGCTCCCTCGGCAAGCAGGCGCATGGCGAGCGCCAGTCCCATGCCGGAGCTGCCGCCGACGATCAACACCTTCGCACCTTCAATCCTGATAGCAGTCATCTCGCATCTCCATTGGAATGAGAGAGCAAATGCCCCGGACCATAGCGGAAGAAAAACGGAAGAAATCGATAGCGTCATCGGAATTTCCGATGACGCGCGGTCAGCGTCAGTTGCGCAGCCGGTAACCGGTCTTGAAGATCCAGCCGAGCGTGCCGAGACAGATCGCCAAGAACACCGTGATCATCGCCAGGCTAGTCGCCGGATTGACATCGGCGATCCCGTAGAAGCTCCAGCGGAATCCGCTGACGAGATAGAGAACCGGATTGAAGTGGCTGACTGCCTGCCAGAAGGGCGGCAGCATGTTGATCGAGTAGAAGCTGCCGCCGAGGAAGGTCAGGGGCGGCACCACCAGCATGGGAATAAGATTAAGCTGCTCGAAATTGCCGGCCCAGATGCCGATCATGAAGCCGAACAGGCTGAAGGTAACGGCCGTCAGCAGGAAGAATAGGATCATCATCAAGGGATGCTCGATCCTGACGTCGACAAAAAGATTGGCGGTCAGCAGGATAATGAAACCGATGATCATCCCCTTGGTCGCCGCCGCCCCGACATAACCGAGCAGGATTTCCGTCATCGCCACCGGCGCCGACAGCACCTCGTAGATGGTGCCGGTGAATTTCGGAAAATAGATGCCGAAGGATCCGTTGCTGATGCACTGGCCGAGCAGCGTCAGCATGATCAGGCCGGGTGTGATGAAGGCGCCGTAGGATACACCCTCCACTTCCTGGATGCGCGAGCCGATCGCCGCGCCGAAGACGATGAAATAGAGCGAGGTCGAAATCACCGGCGAGATGACGCTCTGCAGCAGGGTCCGGCGCGTGCGCGCCATCTCGAAGAAATAGATCGATTTGATTGCCTCGACGTTCATTTTGCCGCTCCCACCAGGGCCACGAAGATGTCTTCGAGCGAACTTTGCCGCGTCGAGAGATCCTTGAAATGGATATTGTTCTCGCCCAGCCGGGTGAGCAGGGTCGCGATGCTCTCCTGCTCATTGTCGGCGTCGAAATCATAGGTCAGCCGGCAGCCATCGGCTTCCAGCGTCAATCCGTTGCCGGCAAAACAGTCCGGCAGCCGCTCGAGCGGTTCGATGAGATCGAGGATGAGTTGCTTGCGGCCAAGCTTGGCCATCAGCGCCACCTTGTCCTCGACGAGCAGCAATTGCCCGCCATTGATGACCCCGACCCGGTCGGCGATCTCCTCCGCCTCTTCGATGTAATGTGTTGTCAGGATGATGGTAACACCAGAAGCCCGCAGCTGCTCGACGACATTCCACATGTCCTTGCGCAGCGTCACGTCGACGCCGGCGGTCGGCTCGTCGAGGAAAAGGATCTCCGGCTCATGGGAGAGCGCCTTGGCAATCAGCACGCGACGTTTCATGCCGCCGGAGAGCTGGCGCAGCATATTGTCCTTCTTGTCCCAGAGCGAGAGCGCCCGCAGCACCTTCTCGATATGGGCAGGGTTGGCCTTCTTGCCGTGCAGCCCACGGGAAAAGCTTACCGTATTGAACACTGTCTCGAACTGATCGGTGGTCAGTTCCTGCGGCACAAGCCCGATCATCGAACGCGTGGCTCGGAAATCCTTGACGACGTCGTGACCGGCGACCAGCACCTGGCCGCCGCTCGGGTTGGCAATGCCGCAGATGATCGAAATCAGCGTCGTCTTGCCGGCGCCGTTCGGTCCGAGCAGCGCCAGAATCTCGCCTTTCTCCACGTCGAGGTTGATGCCCTTCAGGGCCTCGAACCCATTGGCATAGGTCTTGGTCAGGTTCTGAACGGAAATAATGGGGGCCATGCGGTACTCTTGAGGATTCCTGAAGTATTTCGGCCCGCTATATAGTCCCTCTGTGACGGTTTGACATCCTTCGGGAACGTGAACACTGCATTCACGCAGCACCAACACCCTCGCTGCCGACGACGGCGTCACCCACTGGCGACATGACCGAGATGCCGGCTTTTAGGCTATCATGGCAACGCCAAGCTGGTGAAAAGAACTGGAACGGTGGGATTGGAATGTCATCATCCGGTGATCTTCCTACCCGATAAGCGAGCCGAGGCAAGCACCGGCATCCGCCCCGCCGCCCATCCCTTTGCGGAGCCGTCCTTCGGCGTTCTCGTTGCGCCATTTTCGCTGCCTCGGCATGTAGTGAAAGTTATTATTCAATCACAAAGTGCTTGGAACCGGCCAGTATCCCCTGTCCAGCCGCGTTCGTCTCAGCCGGCCTCGCGCCGGCTTTCTTTTTTCGGGGACTAACGCAGTGACCGCCTTCGTCCTTCGAGGCTCCTGCGGGCGCCTATGGATGAGGTCGGAGAGAGGCGGCGTACCGATCAATTCGCCAAACGCAAGGCACGCCGATCAGCCCTCATCCTGAGGCGCGCAGGCCAAAGGCCGGAGCCTCGAAGGACGAGAGCGGGAAGCTCGCTCACAACTCGTCGTAATTGAACCAATCAAAATCGGCGATCTTCCCACGTCCCGACGTATCGAAGGCGAACACGCCCGTGAAGGCGCCGGTGAAGGAGCCGTGTTCGCCCCGCCCGCCTTCGTCCGAAATCACCCCCGCGTCGAGAACTGGGCCGATCGGCTGCCAGGCGCCGTTGCCTTCCGTTTGCCAGAAGAATTGCAGATCATTCTCGCGGATTTCCATGGCGAGCTGGACGCGGCCTTCGGAGGGAATGGCGACACCGCTTTCGGCAGGAAAGCTGAGGCGTCCGTTCGGATAATCCCCGTTGCAGGACAGGATGGTGACGCAACGGCCGAGCGTCTCGTGAAGCGTCACCGCGAGCGCGTGGAACTTGTGGCGGTTGTAATAATGCGTCAGTCCGGCCACCTGCTGATAGGTATCAGGTGAGAATTCAAGCACCGTCTCGGCGCGGAAGCTGTGGTGCTCCTGCCGGCGGGCTACCAGCGATTGCTCGAACCAGGAACCGATGCTTTCACGTCCGATCAAGCGGAGATGGCCGGGACGGTCCGTCAGGTTGAAGATACGCGTTGGCTCGGGCGTGCGAAGCCACTGGAAATCTGCAGGAAGCTTACCTCCGTCGAAACTGTATTCGGTGCGCATCGGCATTTCTACCGGCACCGCGCCGAACAGGCCCGGCACATCGACGTCGGGTACCGTGGTGCCGTTTTCCAGATAGAGCCAATCGTCGTCGCGCCAGACGCATTTCTGCAGGCTCGTCTCGCGCCCCAGCGTGCAGCGCCGTTTCGGCGGCAGCGGCCGGCCGCAGAGATGCGTGTGATAGGCCTCACCGTCAGGCGTCTCGACATATTGTCCATGCCCCGCCCGCTGCAGCACCGCGCCTGGATGATCCTTGGAGGTGATGAGATGCATGTTCGGGTGCATCTCATAGGCTCCGTCGATGCGGCGCGAGCGCGCCATGGTGACGGCGTGGTCGTAACCGGTGCCGCCTTCGGCAGTCGTCAGATAGTACCAGCCGTTCTTCTTGAAGAGATGCGGACCCTCGACCAGCCCCAGCGGGCTGCCGGCGAAGATATTGCGGATCGGGCCTTTCAGCGCCTTCGTCACCGGGTCCCACTCCTGCAGCAGGATGCCGTCGAAGGCCGGCGATTTCGGCGAGCCGCCGAAACTCTCAGTACGGTGGTTCCACTGCATGTTGACGAACCACTTGCGGCCGTCATCGTCGTGAAAGAGCGATGGATCGAAGCCGGAGGAGTTGACATAGACGGGGTCGGACCATTCGGCCTCGATGGATGGCGAGGTGACGATGTAATTATGCGCATCCTTGAAATTGCCGTCGAAGCGTTTGACGTCGGTATAAACGAGCCAGAATTGCCCGTCGGCATAGGAAAGGCACGGCGCCCAGATGCCGCAACTGTCAGGGTTCCCCCGCATGTCGAGCTGCGAGGCGCGCTCCAGCGGCCGGCGCACCAGCGTCCAGTTCACCAAGTCCCGCGAATGGTGGATCTGCACGCCGGGATACCATTCGAAGGTGGAGGTCGCGATGTAAAAATCGTCGCCGACGCGGCAGATCGACGGATCGGGATTGAACCCCGGCAGGATGGGATTGCGGATCATGATGAGGCCTCCTCCTAGACTATTGTTGGGGTACGTACGTCAGATACGAGCGGATACGTCACCAGTTCCTCCACTCTCATGTGCTCGTCACAGAGATCCAGCCAGCCCAAGTCCTTGGGCTGAAGGAGCCTTTTTCGCCGCGCAGACGCGCGGCGGCTGGTTTCCTGTGACATCCCTTGGGCGAAGCCCTGAGGGCACAGGAATGAGGGAGCAACAAAATGTGCTCCCTGCCTTCATTCCCGCTCCGCCGACTTCGCCCAGAGATTGATATCCGCCTCACGGGCATACACATCGATCTCCGAAAGCTCTTCCAGGCTGAATTCGAGATTATCCAGCGCCTTGACGCAATCGACGATCTGCGACGAGCGGCTGGCACCGATCAGCGCCGAGGTCACGCGTCCGCCGCGCAGCACCCAGGCGATCGCCATCTGCGCCAGCGTCTGACCGCGCCTCTCGGCGATCTCGTTGAGCTTCCTGATATTGTCGATGATCGAGGGACGGATGAACTCGCGCTTCAGGAAATGGTTCTGGGAGGCGCGGCTATCAGCCGGAATGCCGCCGAGATATTTCGTGGTCAGCATGCCCTGTGCGAGTGGCGAGAACACGATAGAACCCATGCCGACCTCATCGAGCGTATCGAGCAGCCTGTCGTCCTCGACCCAGCGATTGAGCATCGAATAGCTCGGCTGGTGGATCAGGCACGGCGTGCCGAGGTCCTTGAGGATTGCGGCCGCCTCGCGGGTGCGCTGCGAATTGTACGAGGAGATGCCGACATAGAGCGCCCGGCCGGAGCGGACGATATGGTCGAGCGCGCCGCAGGTCTCTTCCAGCGGCGTGTCCGGATCGAAGCGGTGCGAATAGAAGATGTCGACATAGTCGAGGCCCATGCGCTTCAGGCTCTGGTCGCAGGAGGCGATCAAGTATTTGCGACTGCCCCATTCGCCGTAGGGGCCTGGCCACATGTCGTAGCCGGCTTTCGACGAGATGATCAACTCGTCGCGAAGCCCGGAAAATTCCGTCCGCAGGATCTCGCCGAAGGCCGACTCGGCGCTGCCGGGAGGCGGGCCATAATTGTTGGCGAGATCGAAATGGGTGATGCCGAGATCGAAGGCCGTGCGGCACATGTCGATCTTACGGTCATGCGACGTGTCGCCGCCGAAATTGTGCCAGAGGCCAAGGGAAACGGCCGGAAGCTTCAGGCCGGACCGGCCCGTGCGGTTATATTTCATCTTCGAATAGCGGTCTGCGGCTGGTTGCCAGCTCATGAGACTCTCCTTGCTAAAATATCTCTACAGTTGCCCAGCAGGGCCTGACCCAGGAGTCTGCCCCTAATCCGGCTGCCGCCACCGACCGGGGTCGAGCCACGGATCTCGACCCGTCCTTCGCCCCCCGTAAATGGGGCGAAGGACAGGCCGCACTCACGCGCTTAAATCTCAACCCTGCGTTTGGCACGTCCCCTCTCCCCGTTCTTTGCGGGGAGAGGGTTAGGGTGAGGGGCAATCTTCAGCACAACGATTCTAACGCTACCCTATCACTTCAACAGCGCCTGCGCCTCTTCGATGCCGAGCGCCGCCGGCTGTGTGCAGGTCGTGGTGAGGTCGATGAAACGGCCCTCCTCGCCCGACTTCAGGATCGAGGTCATGACGTCAACACCGTGCAGCGTGCGATCGAGCGAGCAGCGTGCGTCGCGGCCTTCGATCAGCGACATCGCCATGTCGGCAAGGCCAGCCGTGCGGTAGTTGGCCCGCGAGCCGCTGGGGCTTTCCTGGTTGATCTTGCCGAACGGATGCTCCCAGGCTTCGAGCGGCTTGATGTCCTTGTCGCGGCCGCTTGCCTCGACGGTGCCGCCGAAAAAATTCGGATCCGGGACGTAGAGCGAGCCGTCGGTACCGTAGAGTTCCATATTGGCATGGCGGTGCGACCACACATCCCAGCTCGCCGTCAGCGTCACAGTGGCGCCGTTGACGAATTCGAGCAGCGCCTGGATCGTCGTCGGCGTCTTGACCGGGATGATCTCGCCGTGGCGCGGCTGGCTGGTGATGGTGCGGGTTTCAGATGCCATCGACGTCATGGCGCCGACGCGCTTCACCGGGCCGATCAGATTGATCAGATTGGCGATGTAGTAGGGGCCGAGATCGAGGATCGGGCCGCCGCCCGGCAGGAAGAAGAAATCCGGGTTCGGATGCCACATCTCCATGCCGGGGCTCATCACGTAGCAGGCGCCCGAGGTCACCCGGCCGATGCCGCCGTCGTCGATGAACTTGCGGGCGAGCTGGTGCGCGCCGCCGAGGAAGGTGTCCGGTGCGCAGCCGACGGCAAGGTTTTTCGCTTTGGCGATACGGCGAAGCTCCTCGCCCTGCTCCAGCGTAAGCACCAGCGGCTTTTCCGAATAGACGTGCTTTCCGGCTTCGAGAATCGCCTTCGACACAGGAAAATGCGCATCCGGTATGGTCAGATTGACGACGACGTCGATCTCGTCATTGGCGAGCAACGCGTCGATCGTCTGTGCTTTCACGCCATATTCCTTGGCGCGGGCCTCTGCGGCCTGCACGTTGATATCGGCGCAGGCCAGCACCTTCAGCCCCTTGAAGAGCGGTGCGAGCGAGAAATAAGTGGTGGAGATGTTGCCGCATCCGATGATGCCGACGCCAAGTTCCTTGGTCATGGTCTGCCTCAGTAGGTCTTGATGGAAGCGATCGAGCGCGTGATGTTGCGGTCGATATCGTTCGGATTGTCGTGCTCGACGACAAAATGCTTGGCTTTGGTCTTCGCCTTGACGACCGGAAGCAGCTTGGCCCAGCCGATCGTGCCATGGCCGACGTCGGCCCAGCCGCCTTCATCCGTGGCTTCGCCTGCCGGCGCAATGTCCTTAACGTGCACCGCGGTGATGCGGTCCCCGAGATTCTCGACCCAGGCATAGGGGTCGGCGCCGCCGCGAACGACCCAGGCAATATCGGCTTCCCAGGTGATGGCGGGCGCGCCTTCGAAGATGCGCTCGATCGGCAGCGAACCGTCGGCGAGCTTCACGAATTCGAAATCGTGATTGTGCCAGCCAAATTCGAGGCCTGCATCCTTGTAAGGCTTGCTCATTTCCTGCAGGCGCTTGCCGAAGGCGAGCCAGCCCGCGGCATCCGTCGGGCGCTGGTCGGGCATCAGGTGCGGCGCATAGATGGAATCCATGCCGAGGATTTTGGCGATCTGCAGCGACTTCTCGACATTGCCGTCGAGGAAGTCGGGGCTGAAATGGCCGGTCGCCATGACAAGGCCGTTCTTGTCGAGATCGGCGCGCAGGCTCTTCAGGCCGGCTTCATCAAGTTCGGCATAGATGCCGCCAAAACCTTCGACTTCGCCGTAGCCAGCCTTGCCGAGCTTCTCAAAGATCGCCGACAAGGGCGGGAAATTGCGCGCGCTATAGAGCTGGTAGCTGAGTTTCGTCATCATGTTCTCCTTGGGCCTCGTGCCCATTTCTTGGAAGGATCAATCCGCCGATTGGCAGGAATGCAGGTCGTAGAAACGGAATTCCGGCAGCTTGCCGCGTTCTAGCTGTTGTGCCGGAGTGAAGGTGATGCGGCGGCTCTCGCCTGCCGCAAGATCGAAGGCGTTGTCGGAATATTTGCCATCCGTCTCGCTTTCGATCATCACGAAGAGCGCAAGTCCCCTGGCGGTGACGTTGATGTCGACCGCGCCGCTCGCCTCGACATACTCGTGAGTGACGGTCAGGCCGGACGGCTCCAACTCCAGCGCCTTATAGGTGCCGTTGACATAGTGCCCCTCGCCGCCCATGCCGTTCGACGCGGTGAAATGCCAGGCAAGCAGCGTTCCCTCGGCAATGTCCGACACATCGATCGTTGCGGCCGTCACCGCAGCATCCGGCGAGCAGACCGCCTGCACGTCTTTCAGGTGCTTCCGCTCGCCCTTCATCGTCAGGAGCGAGATCGAAAGATCGACGCGGACATCTGAAAGCGTGTCATTGACAAGCGAGAAGCGGATGGTCTTGCCGTCTTCGGCGGGAATGGCGGCGATCGCCACCGGCTGGAAGAAGCGCTTGACGAGATAATGCATCGCCTTCCAGCGGCCGCCATAGTCGAGGCTCGACCAGGAAGCGACCGGCCAGGTGTCGTTGAGCTGCCAGTAGATCGTGCCCATGCAATGGGGTTTCAGCGACCGCCAGTATTCCACAGCGGTCTTGATCGCCAGCCCCTGTTGGATCTGGCTGAGATAGACGAAGTTCGGGAAATCCTTGGGGAAGCGGAAATAGCGGAACATCGTACCGGCAATGCGCTCGTTGCCGCCGGCATTCTTCTGGTGCAGCTCCATGACAGGGGAAGCAACGTTCATGTCCTTCGCCTCGGCATAGGTCTTGATCACGGGCAGCGACGTATAGGACTGGAAGCCGAATTCCGAACAGAAGCGCGGACGCACCGAACGGTAATTGTCGAACGACTTGTTCTCATGCCAGACCGACCAGTAATGCATGTCGCCGGAGCCGTCGGCATGCCAGGCATCGCCGAAATCGAGATAGCCGGAAGCCGGGCTCGAAGGCCACCAGAGCGCGCCGGGCAGCGCCTTCTTCACCGCCTGCTCAATCGTCCGGTTGAGACGGTCGTAGGAAACGAGGTAGCGGTCGCGGTTCTTCCTCGATTCCTCGAACCAGGTCAGGGCGCCCACAAGTTCGTTGTCGCCGCACCAGAGCGCGATCGAGGGATGCGAGGAGAGCCGGCGCACCTGGTAATCCACCTCAATCGCCACATTGTCGAGGAAGTCCTCGGTCGAGGGATAGAGGTTGCAGGCGAACATGAAATCCTGCCAGACCAGGAGGCCCAGCCGGTCGCAGAGATCGTAGAAATGATCCTGCTCGTAGAAACCACCGCCCCAGACACGGATCATGTTCATGTTTGCGGCTTTCGCCGATTGCAGCAGGTCTTCAGTCTTCTCAGGCGAGGAGAGCGAGAACAACGCATCGGCAGGAATCCAGTTGGCGCCGCGGCAGAAGACCTCACGGCCGTTGACCTTGAAGGCGAAGCGGCTGCCG
Encoded here:
- a CDS encoding LysR family transcriptional regulator — its product is MTPRHLKTFLAVIRHGNLTRAAAEVNLAQSSLSDQIQALEEELGAELFVRSRQGVVPTPAGAALKAYAEEILALNGEAKDAVRSAAGNAEQSVILGTLETIAAERLAPWLCLFRRQNPGLALKLKVGGSGELHAQLQQGSIDVAFTFDRGYEDVRFATRRLCSEPLVLIAGRNAQPSSFDSLVALSAAHFIATEAGCVYRHLFDTAFAEAGVTLPPIATETDSIATIIRLVASGTGYGLVPRLAIGLSPARNDIVELSWPGKPPVASLVMTWRRRRVQPPALALILQSASENLSPVKPADVHPRHAGSCLW
- a CDS encoding SDR family oxidoreductase is translated as MTAIRIEGAKVLIVGGSSGMGLALAMRLLAEGASVTIAGRSRERLAAAHRRLGNHPKLATRAVDIAREAEVAALFQDGEPLDHIVSTAADIEGAYQLLPSMELAAAQRVVESKFYGPLLLAKYGAGHLPPAGSITYTSGVAAYRPGARGSVVAAVNAALEGLVRALAVELAPIRINAVSPGWVDTPIWSFVAGDAKQATLDAMAERLPAGRVGQPEDIADAIRFLIGNGFTTGTILHVEGGHRLV
- a CDS encoding ABC transporter permease, giving the protein MNVEAIKSIYFFEMARTRRTLLQSVISPVISTSLYFIVFGAAIGSRIQEVEGVSYGAFITPGLIMLTLLGQCISNGSFGIYFPKFTGTIYEVLSAPVAMTEILLGYVGAAATKGMIIGFIILLTANLFVDVRIEHPLMMILFFLLTAVTFSLFGFMIGIWAGNFEQLNLIPMLVVPPLTFLGGSFYSINMLPPFWQAVSHFNPVLYLVSGFRWSFYGIADVNPATSLAMITVFLAICLGTLGWIFKTGYRLRN
- a CDS encoding ABC transporter ATP-binding protein, encoding MAPIISVQNLTKTYANGFEALKGINLDVEKGEILALLGPNGAGKTTLISIICGIANPSGGQVLVAGHDVVKDFRATRSMIGLVPQELTTDQFETVFNTVSFSRGLHGKKANPAHIEKVLRALSLWDKKDNMLRQLSGGMKRRVLIAKALSHEPEILFLDEPTAGVDVTLRKDMWNVVEQLRASGVTIILTTHYIEEAEEIADRVGVINGGQLLLVEDKVALMAKLGRKQLILDLIEPLERLPDCFAGNGLTLEADGCRLTYDFDADNEQESIATLLTRLGENNIHFKDLSTRQSSLEDIFVALVGAAK
- a CDS encoding glycoside hydrolase family 43 protein; the protein is MIRNPILPGFNPDPSICRVGDDFYIATSTFEWYPGVQIHHSRDLVNWTLVRRPLERASQLDMRGNPDSCGIWAPCLSYADGQFWLVYTDVKRFDGNFKDAHNYIVTSPSIEAEWSDPVYVNSSGFDPSLFHDDDGRKWFVNMQWNHRTESFGGSPKSPAFDGILLQEWDPVTKALKGPIRNIFAGSPLGLVEGPHLFKKNGWYYLTTAEGGTGYDHAVTMARSRRIDGAYEMHPNMHLITSKDHPGAVLQRAGHGQYVETPDGEAYHTHLCGRPLPPKRRCTLGRETSLQKCVWRDDDWLYLENGTTVPDVDVPGLFGAVPVEMPMRTEYSFDGGKLPADFQWLRTPEPTRIFNLTDRPGHLRLIGRESIGSWFEQSLVARRQEHHSFRAETVLEFSPDTYQQVAGLTHYYNRHKFHALAVTLHETLGRCVTILSCNGDYPNGRLSFPAESGVAIPSEGRVQLAMEIRENDLQFFWQTEGNGAWQPIGPVLDAGVISDEGGRGEHGSFTGAFTGVFAFDTSGRGKIADFDWFNYDEL
- the mgrA gene encoding L-glyceraldehyde 3-phosphate reductase codes for the protein MSWQPAADRYSKMKYNRTGRSGLKLPAVSLGLWHNFGGDTSHDRKIDMCRTAFDLGITHFDLANNYGPPPGSAESAFGEILRTEFSGLRDELIISSKAGYDMWPGPYGEWGSRKYLIASCDQSLKRMGLDYVDIFYSHRFDPDTPLEETCGALDHIVRSGRALYVGISSYNSQRTREAAAILKDLGTPCLIHQPSYSMLNRWVEDDRLLDTLDEVGMGSIVFSPLAQGMLTTKYLGGIPADSRASQNHFLKREFIRPSIIDNIRKLNEIAERRGQTLAQMAIAWVLRGGRVTSALIGASRSSQIVDCVKALDNLEFSLEELSEIDVYAREADINLWAKSAERE
- a CDS encoding Gfo/Idh/MocA family protein, which encodes MTKELGVGIIGCGNISTTYFSLAPLFKGLKVLACADINVQAAEARAKEYGVKAQTIDALLANDEIDVVVNLTIPDAHFPVSKAILEAGKHVYSEKPLVLTLEQGEELRRIAKAKNLAVGCAPDTFLGGAHQLARKFIDDGGIGRVTSGACYVMSPGMEMWHPNPDFFFLPGGGPILDLGPYYIANLINLIGPVKRVGAMTSMASETRTITSQPRHGEIIPVKTPTTIQALLEFVNGATVTLTASWDVWSHRHANMELYGTDGSLYVPDPNFFGGTVEASGRDKDIKPLEAWEHPFGKINQESPSGSRANYRTAGLADMAMSLIEGRDARCSLDRTLHGVDVMTSILKSGEEGRFIDLTTTCTQPAALGIEEAQALLK
- a CDS encoding sugar phosphate isomerase/epimerase family protein, translated to MTKLSYQLYSARNFPPLSAIFEKLGKAGYGEVEGFGGIYAELDEAGLKSLRADLDKNGLVMATGHFSPDFLDGNVEKSLQIAKILGMDSIYAPHLMPDQRPTDAAGWLAFGKRLQEMSKPYKDAGLEFGWHNHDFEFVKLADGSLPIERIFEGAPAITWEADIAWVVRGGADPYAWVENLGDRITAVHVKDIAPAGEATDEGGWADVGHGTIGWAKLLPVVKAKTKAKHFVVEHDNPNDIDRNITRSIASIKTY
- a CDS encoding beta-mannosidase, producing the protein MTQQSTPSNIDLSGSWQLTSVGGEIRTAINLPGDVHTALHRAGLIPDPYFGRNEEKVQWVAEREWAVERSFTLQEVEGEWYLDIDYLDTVATVHVNGFLALEADNSFRRYRPDVSSMLKAGDNSICIVFASNPAVGAERQKQQPFYIPYSTGNSPIPDGNMLRKPQCHFGWDWNIAIAPFGLYGTIALKQLETARIEHVVVRQTHNSDGSVDLLVTASLFAKHAGIVQVYFDLDGERVRLDVGVKGETDVHHLFHIDNPRLWWPSGSGEQALYRLSVETPTDEVIKQIGLRTIELITTPDASGSRFAFKVNGREVFCRGANWIPADALFSLSSPEKTEDLLQSAKAANMNMIRVWGGGFYEQDHFYDLCDRLGLLVWQDFMFACNLYPSTEDFLDNVAIEVDYQVRRLSSHPSIALWCGDNELVGALTWFEESRKNRDRYLVSYDRLNRTIEQAVKKALPGALWWPSSPASGYLDFGDAWHADGSGDMHYWSVWHENKSFDNYRSVRPRFCSEFGFQSYTSLPVIKTYAEAKDMNVASPVMELHQKNAGGNERIAGTMFRYFRFPKDFPNFVYLSQIQQGLAIKTAVEYWRSLKPHCMGTIYWQLNDTWPVASWSSLDYGGRWKAMHYLVKRFFQPVAIAAIPAEDGKTIRFSLVNDTLSDVRVDLSISLLTMKGERKHLKDVQAVCSPDAAVTAATIDVSDIAEGTLLAWHFTASNGMGGEGHYVNGTYKALELEPSGLTVTHEYVEASGAVDINVTARGLALFVMIESETDGKYSDNAFDLAAGESRRITFTPAQQLERGKLPEFRFYDLHSCQSAD